The sequence below is a genomic window from Armatimonadota bacterium.
GTTTGCCTCCGAACACACTTCTGTTGGGTAGGCAACACCCGTCCTCAGCACGAGACTCTTGGGTGCCTCAAGGGTCTTAAGGTTAAAGAGGTATGGCCAGATTGCCTCCTTCGGCGCCTTGATGACTAACTCGGTAGATTCAGATTGATGGACGACTGGTTCGCGATGAAAGCAGGTCGAGACCGCGATAATAGGAAGCATCGGGACTATCGATACCATCATGGGCTTATTCTTGCCGAACTGGGATTGAACATAACAACCAAGACGAGCTCCGAGAGCCATACACGGGTAGGCGATTGGAAATGCCATGAGCATGCAGACAATGCCTTCGAGGACAAAAACGAGAAGTAGAAGAGTAACGCACAGGTAAATCCATAAAGCAATGTGCCAGATTCGCCATGTTTCATCGACAGACTTGCGAAACGCATACAGCCCGGCGGTAAAGCCGGCAAATACGGGCACGACTATAAAGAGGCCGTAACCATACAAGCTGGCAGACTGGCCGCTTTCCCTAATAATTGCGTAACAGAGGATCGCAAGGGCACCGCCGCAAAGGGTGCCAATCAGCCCACTAACGGCGTCGTCGTCGCTACGACGATTTGAGCGATAGGCTTTGTTATTGCGCATACCTGCATCATAACTCAAATGTGTTCAGTAATTTCAATTATAATTGAAATTACTGAATTTTGTGCTACAGTGTTACTTTGCTGAGTAAGTCGGGGCCGAAGCGGACGAAGTCGCCGCGGGCATCGGTGACGATTCCTTGTGTGCGGAGGTTGTCGCAGAGTTTGGGGGCGTCGTCCGAATGGACGAGGGCGTAGGCTCCCCAATGCTTAGGATTTTGAGGTTGGAAAACCTCTAGGTCTCGACGGCGCAGGCTTTCGCGGATTGAGTCGAGGAGTTCGAGCGTGTAGGCGCGGATTCTCTCGACGCCGACTTTGTGGGTGAATTCGAGTCCGGGAGTGGCTTGGTAGGCGGTGAGGACCGGCGGGGTGCTTTCGAGCCAGCCATCGCCACCGGGCCAGGTGTCGGCGGTCTCCGGTCGCAAGTATTGAAACGTATCCTTTTTGGCGAACCATCCAGTGTCGAGCGTACGACGGCCCTCGGCGAGGATGCGCGGGTGGATGGCCAGGTAGCAGGCTCCGGGGCCGCCGCGGAGATATTTGTAGCATCCGCCGATGCAGAAGTCCGCATCGAAGGCGTTCATCGAGAAAGGGAAGACGCCGATGGCGTGGTAGACGTCGAGAAGGACCAGCGCCCCGCAGGCATGGGCTTTGGTGACGACCTGGTCGAGGTCTTGCAGAACTTGGCCGGTGCCGAAGAAGACGGCGGAGACGACGACGAGATCGGTGGAGTCATCGATGGCTCGTAAGATGTCGCTGGCCTGGAAAGTGGGTACGGGGCCTTCGGCGTCTCTGGGCTCGATCCAGCGAACGGTAGTACGGCCCTGCTGGGAGTAAGTTTTAAGGATAAAGTCAATGCTGTCGAACTCGCCTCGGGTGGTGACGACGTTGATTTTGCGGTCGCCTGGGAAAGAGTTAAGGACGGCGCGAAGGCCCTGCCCGGCGGAGGTCTTGGGGACAACGGCACTCGGATCGTTGAGGTCGAGGAGTTTGGCGATGAGGGACCGATATTTGTGGGCTTCGCCCATCCAGTGCTCGTCGGACCAGGCTTCGTCGAGTTTGTCGGCCCAAAGCGCGGCTCCACGGGCGATATTGTCGAATGTCTGATCGAGCGGGCGTCCGAGGGAATGATTGGCGAGGTATTCGACGCCTTCATGGGCTTTGAGGACGCGTGAGAAGAGGGGCCGGATTTCGCGGTCGACGAGGTCTTTTTTCAGCGGGCAATTTGGTAAGTTCATTTCGCACTCACCCGGTTCGCCGCCAGGTTGTGTGTGGGACTACAATCTTTCATGTGGCGGCTCACCGGCCTCTCCATCCAGAGAGGCATCTTTGTGTGGCCATACTTGTACGCGCTTAGCATATCAACTTTGCTATCCAGAGAATACTCGTTTCCAGGAAGACGACTCTGTCGGTTTCGGCTGATGTCGCCCTCCCCGATGCGGTTCTAGGTTTCATGGATGCAGTCGCGAAAGTCTCCATAACTAGTGTGTCGTAAACACTCTGCCAGCCAGCAGGAGTTGTCACACTTGAGCGAACGCGGAGAGAGGTTAGGTGAGTTGAGTCGAAGACGTTCGGGGCTAAGCAATCAGGTTTTGAGAGTTAATAAAAGTTCCTTCTTGATTATTTCCTCGACACCCAGTAGTATTGAGAGAGAGGTTATGTTCCTTAGAATGAGAAATGCAAAGCTTTACTTTGGTGCGCTAGTCACATTGGCTACGACAAGCGCTTTCGCTCAAACGGTCTATTACGGTGGGGATTGGAATGGTGGAAATAATTTGGAGGCTCAGTATAACTATGTGTCCGAATCCTTCAATTCAGTTGTCTATGATGACTTTACGTTGACCTCGCCGAACTCAATTGATGGAATTTTTGGCAACTTCATTGATGACACCGGAACATTTTCGTCTCACCAGCTTTACTGGGAAATTCGATCTGATATTTCGGCTGGTAATGGCGGAACGCTCGTCCATGCCGGCACGATTAGCTCGGCAACGGTGACAGGAACCGGAATATTTAACGGCAATGTTCCGATCAATCGGTACGAAAGTGCAGTCGATCCTTTTGTCTTGTCGGCAGGCACCTACTTTCTAGGAATAGCCGTTAACCATCCGCCCGATCAAACATTTCTGTGTGCGACTTCAGGGCAGAATTCGGTAGGAATTCCATTCCAAAATGGCAACTCATTTTGGAATGCTCCAGGGCTCTTTGAGAATTTCTCACCGACATCGGACCTCTTTGGCCATCCAGTCGATTTCTCGATGGGACTCAAAGGTTCTGCTGTCGTACCAGAGCCTACGTCTCTTGTCGCTCTAGCGTTCAGCCTTTCGGTTTTCGCGAGAAGAAGAGCCAAAGTCTCCAAATAGGGCCGGTTACTCCAAATCTTTATCTTCGACCTCGGTTCGGACGGACCAGAGTTCGGGGAAGAGGTGGACGCGGGTGCGTTCGCGTAGATAGGACGCGCCTGGCGAGCCGCCGGTGCCTTGCTTGAATCCGATGATTCGTTCGACGGTCTGCATGTGGCGGAACCTCCAGAGTTGGAACATCTGGTCGATGTCGATCAGTTTTTCGCACATCTCGTAGGCCGACCAGTGTAAACGTGGGTTGTCGTAGATCTTTTTGAAGACGCCGACGAGGGCCTTGCATTCCTCACGCTGGACCGAGAAGTCGCGTTCGACGCATTCCTTGGGAATGTCGATGCCTTTTCGGTCGAGGTGGCGGAGAAATTCTTCGTAAATGCTTGGGTTTTGGAGGTCGGTTTGAAGCTGAGAATAGATCTCGGGGCGCTGTTTGAGCTGTTCGAGAACCTGCTTATCCTTGTTGCCCAGAATGTATTCGATCGTACGGTATTGGTAGGACTGGAATCCGCTGGCGCGGCCCAGGCCTTTGCGAAAGAGCGCGTAGTCGCTGGGGGTCATGGTTTCGAGCACGGCCCACTGCTCGAACATCATGCGCATGATCTGCTTAACCCGCGAGAGTACTTTGAACGAGGGTTCGAGCTCGTCGGATTGGATGCACGAGAGCGCCATCCTCAGTTCGTGGACTACCAGCTTCATCCAGAGCTCGGAGGTTTGGTGCTGGATGATGAACAGCATCTCGTCGTGCTGTTTGGATTTCGGCTTTTGGGCCGAAAGGATCGGATCGAGGCAGAGGTATCCGCCGTAATCCGATTCGCTGGTGAGTCCTAGTTGGGGTTTTTGCGACATTGCAGGTTAGTTAGAAGGGTACCGGGTTGAGATCGGGATTTGGTGTTTTCTGGGTTGGTCGAGAGTTTGGTGTCGGCGGCAATCATGCGGTTCGCTCCAAATTGGCTTTGCCTTTCCTCTCATCCGGTTCGTCGTCGCTAACTCCTCACCGACTTCTCTATCCAGAGAAGTATCTTATGAGGTCGGAAACTCACAGTCTCCATTTGAGCGAAATGTGGTCGGTTCACTTTATTTCCGTGTCTCCGTGCCGGTGTACTTTGAACCTCAGAACCTCTGCCTGAGGATTCAAAAGGTGTGCTCTGGCCTCAGCAGTAAGGTTGCGGTTCAACGATCCACGTGGCCCGCGAGATTAGGGCGAGACAAGTCTCGCCCTTGAAAGCGCCGATAAATTCGCGCACTCTAGTCTTCGGCTTCCACTTCTGCGCCAGCCGAGTCCGGGCGCATGTACGGGAACAGCAGGATTTCGCGCAACGTGTTCGAACCCGTCAGCATCATCGCCATGCGGTCGAGGCCGATGCCACAACCGCCGGTGGGCGGCATGCCGCACTCCAGCGCGTACAGGAATTCCTCATCCATCGGGTGGGCTTCCTCATCTCCAGCGGCGGCTTCTTCGACTTGAAATTCGAACCGTTCCCGCTGGTCGATCGGGTCGTTGATTTCGCTGAAGGAGTTGCACACTTCGGCGCACAGAATGTAGCCCTCGAAGCGCCGCGTGAACCGAGGATCGGAGGGATCCTTTTTGGCGAGCGGTGAAATCTCAAGCGGGTAGCCGATGACGAACGTCGGCTGGATGAGCGTCGGCTCGACGTAGACCTCCAACAGTTTTTCGAGGAGGCCACCGAGGTTTCGCTCCTCGCCGGGAACCACGCGCTTACCGGTGACCGGGTTCATGCGAGCGCCGGGGCCTAGGGCCTCGACGGCCGTCGAAAGCTCTAGCAACTGCTCGCGGTACACGCCCGCGTGCTTGGCGATCTCGTCGAGCATATCGACGCGAGCCCACGGCTTGCCGAAGTCGATGGTCACGTAGCCATCCTCGTGCGGAATGTCGATCGAAGTGTTGCCGAACACGCTGAACGCCACGTACTTGAAGCAGTTCTCGACGTGGGTCATCATGTCCTCAAGGTTTGCGTAGGCCTCGTAGAACTCCAGCAATGTGAATTCGGGGTTGTGCTTGTAGCTGACGCCCTCGTTGCGGAAGACGCGCCCAATCTCGTACACCTTCGGCACATCGCCGCAGATGATCCTCTTGAGGTAGAGTTCCAGCGAAATGCGGAGCTTAACGTCCACGTCGTACTCGTTGTAATGGGTGACGAAGGGCCGCGCCGCCGCACCGCCGGCTTCTTGCTGAAGGAGCGGCGTTTCGACTTCGAGGTACCCGCAGTCGTTGAAGTACGACCGAACGGCCGATACGATTCGGGCTCGGTTGAGGAGCTTGACGCGCCCTTCCTTGTTCGCCATCAGGTCGAGGTGACGATGGCGGTTTCGGATTTCGACATCCTGCAGGCCGGAGAAGACGTGGCCGTCCTTTTCCTTACCGAGCGGAAGCGGGTGAAGCGCCTTGCTAAGCGGGTGGAACTTGGAGACGTGGATGGACTTCTCGCCGGTCTTGGTGACGAACAGCTCGCCTTCGACGCCGATGTGGTCGCCAAGGTCGAGAAGCTTGTAGGCTTCGTAGGCGTCTTCGCCTAGTTCATCCTTACGGAAGTAGGCTTGAATTTTGCCGTCGCCGTCGCTGATGTGGGCAAAGCCAGCCTTGCCCATGTCTCGGTAAGAAGCGATGCGCCCCGCGAAGGAAACCGGAGCCCCTTCGGTAAAGTCATCGAGCAGTTTATCGGCCGATTTAGGAGTGTCCCAGCGCTCGACTTTATACGGGTCGAACCCTAGTTGACGCAGGCGCTGGAGCTTGTCCAGGCGAATATCCCAAATAGACTCTTCGTTGCTCATAGGCTTGAGCCTAAGAGTTTACTTGTTTGTCGCGTCGGGAGTATTCGTGGCTGGCGTGTTGGGAGCGTCGTTGTCGGCGGTTGTGGTCGGCTTCTTACCGGTGCCGACGATCAGGTTCTCCTTTCCGGGAATGACGTACTGGACCAAGTCCTTGTAGTTTCGGAAGAGGAAGAGGCTGATGATGAGGGCAAGGCCCGCTAGGAAGAACTTCATTTGAGCCTGCATCGAGATTCGCTTTCCTCGGCGGACGACTTCGATGAGGGCGAGGAAGATTTGGCCTCCATCGAGTGGACCGATGGGGAGCAGGTTGAAGATGCCGAGCGAGATACTGATGAGGCCGGTGATCTCGAAAACGGTGGAGAATCCACTTTGAACGGCTTCTTTGGTGATGACGGCCATGCCGACGACGCCTGTGGAGTTGTTGACCAGCACTTTGGGTTGGGTGAACTTCTTCACCATCATGCTGACCTGTTGGATCGGCAGCTCGGCGGCTTGTTTCATGGCACCGATGAGGCCGACGTTGACTCTATCCACGCCGAAGTTGACGCCCACCAGATATTGCCTTTTCGTGTCGCCGGTCAGAAGACCATCCTGGTCGAGCGATGGCGATTCTTCGTCGGAAAGCTTGGGCGTGATCGGAATGTGGAGGACCGACTTGTCGCGAGAAACCTCAAAGTCCAGCGGGCGGGTGCCGTCGAATTGGCGGATGCGATAGATCGCATCCAACTTGCTTTCGACCTTGTGTCCATTGATGGAGAGGACACGGTCGTCGACTTTCAGTCCAGCCGCTGCCGCCGGTTCGCCCTTCACGACCTCGCTGACTTTGTTGCTTGGGACTAAGTCGCCGTTGGTGGTGTAGAGGGCGACCAGCACGACCCAACCGAAAAGGAGGCTGAAGATGGGACCGGCAAGGAGGACGACGATTCTCTGCCAAGGGCCCTTGGTGTAAAAGCCGCCACTGGTCTGAACTTCATTACCGTCGTCGTCGGGTTCCATGCCGACGATCTTGACGAAGCCGCCGATGGGCCAGGCGCGAACATTGAAGAGGGTTTCTTGCTCCTCGCCGTCGTCGGTTTTGTACCGTCGTCGGCCAAAGGTTTTGAGGATGGGACGGCCCATGCCGATGGAAAACTCGGAGACGCCCATGTTGAAAAATCGAGCGGCAAGATAGTGCCCCAGTTCGTGCACCGAAACGAGGATGCAGAACATCAGAACG
It includes:
- a CDS encoding aminotransferase class V-fold PLP-dependent enzyme, with the translated sequence MNLPNCPLKKDLVDREIRPLFSRVLKAHEGVEYLANHSLGRPLDQTFDNIARGAALWADKLDEAWSDEHWMGEAHKYRSLIAKLLDLNDPSAVVPKTSAGQGLRAVLNSFPGDRKINVVTTRGEFDSIDFILKTYSQQGRTTVRWIEPRDAEGPVPTFQASDILRAIDDSTDLVVVSAVFFGTGQVLQDLDQVVTKAHACGALVLLDVYHAIGVFPFSMNAFDADFCIGGCYKYLRGGPGACYLAIHPRILAEGRRTLDTGWFAKKDTFQYLRPETADTWPGGDGWLESTPPVLTAYQATPGLEFTHKVGVERIRAYTLELLDSIRESLRRRDLEVFQPQNPKHWGAYALVHSDDAPKLCDNLRTQGIVTDARGDFVRFGPDLLSKVTL
- a CDS encoding PDZ domain-containing protein, producing MLMNLLAGIVLVLMFCILVSVHELGHYLAARFFNMGVSEFSIGMGRPILKTFGRRRYKTDDGEEQETLFNVRAWPIGGFVKIVGMEPDDDGNEVQTSGGFYTKGPWQRIVVLLAGPIFSLLFGWVVLVALYTTNGDLVPSNKVSEVVKGEPAAAAGLKVDDRVLSINGHKVESKLDAIYRIRQFDGTRPLDFEVSRDKSVLHIPITPKLSDEESPSLDQDGLLTGDTKRQYLVGVNFGVDRVNVGLIGAMKQAAELPIQQVSMMVKKFTQPKVLVNNSTGVVGMAVITKEAVQSGFSTVFEITGLISISLGIFNLLPIGPLDGGQIFLALIEVVRRGKRISMQAQMKFFLAGLALIISLFLFRNYKDLVQYVIPGKENLIVGTGKKPTTTADNDAPNTPATNTPDATNK
- the lysS gene encoding lysine--tRNA ligase, whose product is MSNEESIWDIRLDKLQRLRQLGFDPYKVERWDTPKSADKLLDDFTEGAPVSFAGRIASYRDMGKAGFAHISDGDGKIQAYFRKDELGEDAYEAYKLLDLGDHIGVEGELFVTKTGEKSIHVSKFHPLSKALHPLPLGKEKDGHVFSGLQDVEIRNRHRHLDLMANKEGRVKLLNRARIVSAVRSYFNDCGYLEVETPLLQQEAGGAAARPFVTHYNEYDVDVKLRISLELYLKRIICGDVPKVYEIGRVFRNEGVSYKHNPEFTLLEFYEAYANLEDMMTHVENCFKYVAFSVFGNTSIDIPHEDGYVTIDFGKPWARVDMLDEIAKHAGVYREQLLELSTAVEALGPGARMNPVTGKRVVPGEERNLGGLLEKLLEVYVEPTLIQPTFVIGYPLEISPLAKKDPSDPRFTRRFEGYILCAEVCNSFSEINDPIDQRERFEFQVEEAAAGDEEAHPMDEEFLYALECGMPPTGGCGIGLDRMAMMLTGSNTLREILLFPYMRPDSAGAEVEAED
- a CDS encoding tryptophan 2,3-dioxygenase, whose product is MSQKPQLGLTSESDYGGYLCLDPILSAQKPKSKQHDEMLFIIQHQTSELWMKLVVHELRMALSCIQSDELEPSFKVLSRVKQIMRMMFEQWAVLETMTPSDYALFRKGLGRASGFQSYQYRTIEYILGNKDKQVLEQLKQRPEIYSQLQTDLQNPSIYEEFLRHLDRKGIDIPKECVERDFSVQREECKALVGVFKKIYDNPRLHWSAYEMCEKLIDIDQMFQLWRFRHMQTVERIIGFKQGTGGSPGASYLRERTRVHLFPELWSVRTEVEDKDLE
- a CDS encoding PEP-CTERM sorting domain-containing protein (PEP-CTERM proteins occur, often in large numbers, in the proteomes of bacteria that also encode an exosortase, a predicted intramembrane cysteine proteinase. The presence of a PEP-CTERM domain at a protein's C-terminus predicts cleavage within the sorting domain, followed by covalent anchoring to some some component of the (usually Gram-negative) cell surface. Many PEP-CTERM proteins exhibit an unusual sequence composition that includes large numbers of potential glycosylation sites. Expression of one such protein has been shown restore the ability of a bacterium to form floc, a type of biofilm.) → MFLRMRNAKLYFGALVTLATTSAFAQTVYYGGDWNGGNNLEAQYNYVSESFNSVVYDDFTLTSPNSIDGIFGNFIDDTGTFSSHQLYWEIRSDISAGNGGTLVHAGTISSATVTGTGIFNGNVPINRYESAVDPFVLSAGTYFLGIAVNHPPDQTFLCATSGQNSVGIPFQNGNSFWNAPGLFENFSPTSDLFGHPVDFSMGLKGSAVVPEPTSLVALAFSLSVFARRRAKVSK